A genomic window from Desulfobacterales bacterium includes:
- the smpB gene encoding SsrA-binding protein SmpB gives MELKHIKIVAENRKARHDYYIIEEFEAGMVLTGTEVKSMRSGRANLKDSYARIKNGEMFVYQMHISPYPFAYYENHEPLRPRKLLLHKTEIRKLYGKVNEKGFSLVPLRVYFKNGKVKLLLALCRGKHAYDKRETLRQQDGKRELDRARKDYVSSRY, from the coding sequence TTGGAGCTTAAGCACATAAAAATAGTGGCTGAAAACCGAAAAGCCAGGCATGATTATTACATCATTGAAGAATTTGAAGCAGGCATGGTCCTCACGGGGACGGAAGTCAAATCCATGAGATCGGGTCGTGCCAACCTGAAAGATTCTTATGCCAGGATTAAAAATGGTGAGATGTTCGTATACCAGATGCATATCAGCCCCTATCCGTTTGCCTATTATGAAAATCATGAACCGCTGAGGCCCCGAAAGCTGCTGCTTCATAAAACCGAGATTCGGAAACTCTACGGAAAGGTGAATGAAAAAGGATTTTCACTTGTTCCGCTGCGGGTCTATTTTAAAAACGGCAAGGTAAAGCTGCTGCTGGCCCTTTGCCGGGGAAAGCATGCCTATGACAAGCGGGAGACTCTCCGGCAGCAGGATGGCAAGAGGGAACTGGACAGAGCCCGGAAAGATTATGTGTCGTCAAGATATTAA